Within the Solwaraspora sp. WMMA2056 genome, the region AGCCACTGGCGGAAGTACGGCAGCTCCGCCTGCCGCTGTGCGGGCGGGTCGCCCAGCACCGCCCGGCCGCCGCGTACCACGGCGGCGTTGGCGGTGAACACCATGTCCGGGCACTGCGGGGCGGACGGCAGGTACTCCACCTTGCGCCCGGCCGCCAGATGCGCCGCGGCGATCGCGGCGTGCTCGGCGACCGCGGCCGCGGGGTCCGGCTGCACCCCGGTGCACATGTACGGGTTGATTTCGTAGTCGACGCGGAAATGGGTCGCGTCGGACATCAGCAGTTCACGGTTCACGGTTCGCCTTTCCACCGTTGTGGTGACTGACTCGACGTGTCGATCGGGCCGGACGGGACGCCGGCCGCGCCGGCGTCCCGTCCGCAGTCTCAGTCCGTTGTGGTCTCTGGTGGTGCCACGCTGACGCTGAACAGGTCGAGCTCGCGGAACGGGTTCGGTTGGACGTTGCGCATCCTGGTGGACCACGCCGACAGGGTGCTCTGGTACCAGATCGGAATCGTCGGCATGTCCTGCAGGATCAGCCGTTCCGCCTGCTGATAGAGATCCCACGCCTGCGCACTGGTCGGCGCACGGTCCGCTGCGGACAGCAGGGCGTCCACCGCAGGGTTGCTGTACTTGCCGACGTTGTCCGACGCACCGGTGCGGAACATCGGGCTGAGGAAGTTCTCGATCGACGGGTAGTCGGCGATCCAGCCGGATCGGAACAGCGCGGTGATTTCCTGGGCGTTGAGTCGCCGGCGGAACTCTCCGAGGGTGGGGATCGGCACGAATCGGCACGGTACGCCGAGCGTCGCGGTGACCGAGGCGCAGACCTCCTCCATCCACGGCTGGTTGGGGGAGTCGACGTTGGAGGTCAGCTCGATCTCGCCGGTGAAGTCACAGGCGTCGAAGAGTTCCTTGGCCCGGACGGGGGAGTAGCTGCACAGTTCGCCGCCCTGGTTCTCGGCCCGCCCGGAGACGGCCGGTGGCACCAGGCCGTCGGCCGGGACCTGATGGCCCTGGAAGATCCGGTCGATCAGCGTTGCCCGGTCGATCGCCATGGAGATCGCCTGACGCAATCGGGGATCGGCGTAGCGGGAATCGTACAGCGGGAAGGATATCGTCTGGATCCCGAGATATGTCCGGTCGTGGGTGCGGTTCGGCAGGTCCCGCAGGTACCGGTTGTCGGTCAAGGCCCAGAACGGGGTGACGTCGAGGTAGTCGAGCTTGTCCGCCATCACGTCGTGGTAGGCGTCCTCCAGGCTGGCGTAGATCCGGAACTCGACGCCGCCGATGTGTGGCTTCTCGGCTCCGGCGTACCCCTCGTAGCGGCGCAGGAGAATGTATTTCTCCGGTTCCCGGGAAACAAACTGGAAGGCACCGTTCCCGATGGGGTGGGCCTCGTATTTCTCGCGGTTGGCGAAGAATGCTGCGGGCAATGGGAAGAATGCGCTGCACCCCAGGGTGACCGGGAATTCGGAGAATGGTGCGGACAAGGTTACCACGAACGTGTGTTCGTCGATCACCTTCAGTCCGGACAATTCCCTGACGGTCGCGTCGGCAGCGTTCACCTCGTCGAATCCCTCGATGTGGGAGAGGAAGCTCGCCGCCTGCATCCCGTGGGGGCCGTACGCGGTGTAGTTCCAGGCGTCGACGAAACTACGTGCCGTCACCGGCGAGCCGTCGTGGAACGTCCAGCCGGGGCGAAGCGTGACGACGAACCGGGTGGAGTCCGTGGTCTCGATCGATTCGGCGACCTCGTTGCGGGGGCTTGCGTCGATCGGATCGTACGAGACCAGGCCGCGGAACAGGGCGGCGATCACCTTGACCCCGCCGGACTCGGTCGTGTGGCCGGGGATCAGGGCGTTCTCCGGCTCGGTGCCGTGGTAGCTGATGATCACGCCGTCGCCAGCGTCCGCGACGGTGTCGTCGGTGGCGGTGGGCCGGCCCGTTGTGCCGGTCATTGCCGTTGTTTGGGCGGTATGGGATGATCGCACACTTCCTCCGTTGAACCCGTCTGGCCGATGACACTGGATTTGGGCACAGTCGCCAGGGCGTTTGTGCTGATCGAAGTCCAACAGACGCTAGGATTGGCTGCCATCGTCAGATAACAAAACAATCAACCAAATCAATTTCTACTTACCGCACGGGGGTCCTGAGGACTGCCCAGATGATCAGTTCGCAGGTAGCATTCGGCTGGACGGCAAGACCCATCGGGGAGGAACAAATGGGACGACCCGAACGTCCGCTGGATGCCTCCGGCGGACCGATCCCGGCATTCGCGCACGATCTCCGACTGCTGCGCCGCCGGGCGGGCAATCCAAGTTACCGCGAGCTCGCCCGCAGGGCGCTGTTCTCGCCGTCGGTGCTGTCCAGCGCGGCGGACGGGCGACGGCTGCCGACGCTGGCGGTGACCCTGGCGTTCGTCTCTGCCTGCGGTGGCGACCTCGGGGCGTGGGAGCGGCGGTGGCGTGACATCGCCGAGCAGTCCGGCGTACCGGCGGCGGCGTGGACCGACCGCCCGTACGGCGGCGACGCCCCCGGCCCCCCGGTTCCCACCCGCCCGGCGCAGCTGCCGATGGCCCCCGGTGCCTTCGTCGGCCGGGCCGACGTCATCGCCGACCTCAGCCGACTGATCGCCCCGCCCACCGACGCGCGCGCCCCCATCCTGATC harbors:
- a CDS encoding ABC transporter substrate-binding protein codes for the protein MTGTTGRPTATDDTVADAGDGVIISYHGTEPENALIPGHTTESGGVKVIAALFRGLVSYDPIDASPRNEVAESIETTDSTRFVVTLRPGWTFHDGSPVTARSFVDAWNYTAYGPHGMQAASFLSHIEGFDEVNAADATVRELSGLKVIDEHTFVVTLSAPFSEFPVTLGCSAFFPLPAAFFANREKYEAHPIGNGAFQFVSREPEKYILLRRYEGYAGAEKPHIGGVEFRIYASLEDAYHDVMADKLDYLDVTPFWALTDNRYLRDLPNRTHDRTYLGIQTISFPLYDSRYADPRLRQAISMAIDRATLIDRIFQGHQVPADGLVPPAVSGRAENQGGELCSYSPVRAKELFDACDFTGEIELTSNVDSPNQPWMEEVCASVTATLGVPCRFVPIPTLGEFRRRLNAQEITALFRSGWIADYPSIENFLSPMFRTGASDNVGKYSNPAVDALLSAADRAPTSAQAWDLYQQAERLILQDMPTIPIWYQSTLSAWSTRMRNVQPNPFRELDLFSVSVAPPETTTD